Below is a genomic region from Candidatus Omnitrophota bacterium.
CTTGGGCATGGAACGGCGCTATTTCTCCGGCTTCTCTACGCGCGCCACCTACGACGCGAAGCCCCAGAAATGCCAAAATTCCCTCTCTTCCGCTGTCTTCTACGCCTCTCAATAGCCAAACTTCAGGAAGAGCCATCTTGGCTCTTTCTTTCAATACTCAAGAGGCTGGAAGCCTCTTCTACTTTTAGGAAGTGCTCAAAGCGAAGCGCAGCCGCTATTTTCTTGAAATGTAAATCGTTCTATGCGTCGAGCGTTAACGCCCAGCGCCGCGTAAAGAAGCTCCGCGCTTCCCATCGAACCGTAAGGTGACACGCCAACGCCACCGCGCCCGCCAGCATATACACTACAACGATCTGATAGCGCACAGCCTTTTCCGGCAGAATGCCGGAAATCAGTTGCCCCGTCATAATGCCGGGCAGCTGCACGATGCCCATCAGCATCATGCTGTTGATGCTGGGTATGAGCGCGTTGCGCATAGCCGCCGCCGTATACGGCTCCAGAGCCTGGCGGGGACTGGCGCCCAAGGCTAGCGCGGTTTCGATTTCGCCCCGGCGGCTCTCCAATTCTCCTCGCAGGCGATGGACGATCAACGCCGCTCCGTTGGCGCTGTTGCCGATCACCATCCCCATCAAAGGCAGAAACAGATGCGGCGTTTTCAAGGGGTGGGGGACTTGCAGCACCACCCAAAACAAGTATCCCCCGATCGTCAGCGCCGATGCGTGCAACGCCAGCCATAAAGCGAGAAAAGTATGCGAGGAAAATTTCTCCTGCCGTTTCACCGACGTATAGGCGCCCGCGATAATCATCAATTCAAGGGTTAACGCCAGGTAAATCGGCTGGTTGCTCTGGAAAAGCCATAAAAGAAAATATCCCATTAGCCATAGCTGGATAAACGATCTCGCTGCGCCAATAAGATACTGGCGCTCCAATAGGCTGCGATTCAATCGGGCGAGAATCGCCGCTAGGGCGATCATGGCCAGTGAAGCGAGCACTTGGTTGAGCGATAAAGGAAGATAATCGCTATTCATATCGCCGTCTCCGTTGGTTGAGATTGCGTTTCGAAGAAGGGAAGAGAATCCGCCGTCTCTGGTTGCGTCAGTTGTCCCTCTTGCAACAGCATCCATCGGCCTCCCAGGGAACGCGCCGTCTCCCGCTCGTGCGTGACGGCCAATACGCCGATGCCCCGTTCACGGTTCAACCGCTGAATCAGTTCGACGATATGCCGGGACGAGGCGGGATCGAGCGAAGCGGTGGGTTCGTCCAAAAGCAGCAATTCGGGCCGGTTGGCCAAGGTGCGGCCAAGAGAGACGCGCATCTGCTGCCCGACGGAGAGATCGCTCGCGCGGCGTTCGATCAAATCTATGGGCAGTCCTACTTGATCCAATAGTTCCGCCGCCAAATCCGATTCGTCAATCCGGCGGGGATGATGCAGCCGGGGGCCGTAGAGCAGGTTGTCTCGAACCGAACCCGCGAATAAATAGGGCAATTGCAAAACCAATCCCGCCTTGCGCCGCAACTCTCGAATATCCCACTCCAATAGATTTTTCTCATGGAAAAAAAGGCGTCCTTCGAAAATTTCGTCCAGTCCAACAATGGCGCGCAAAAGCGTCGACTTGCCCGATCCAGACGGCCCTAAGAGGGCGACGATTTCTCCCTGATTCATGCAAAAAGAGATATCGCGTAGAATGACGACGGTCGCGGCTTTGGTTTTTTTACCGCAGGAAACGTTTTCAAGCCACAGGATTTCGCTCATAGGTTATTGTGAAATTTTTAGGAGTAATCGGAATTGGGATTGTTGGCGATGGGAGTTCCGTTCGTCCATAATTCGTATTCGCTCAAATCGATTTCGTCGTTCCATGATACGCCGTAGCCGCCAACATCTACTCGAACGGCGCGGAAGAAAGCCGGATTGGCGAGCAGACGAAATTGCGGTCGGGAAAAAAGCGGCTCGCAATCGTAGGTTCTTTGTTCGCCGTTCTTGAAGCAGACAAGCAATCGCCCGCGTCCGATGGGTTTGACCGTCTCGATAAGTGGTGTCGTTTCCATGGCTTGCATTACTCCAAACCGGGAAGTTGCCTGAACTCCTGGCTGCTCCACATTTCCTGTAACTCGCGCTTATACTTCCCTGCCCATTCCTTGACTAGTCTTTGCGCCCTGACTGGCAGATCACCCTCCAACATCTCCAACGTTTCGATGATGAATACTGCGTTGAATTCGCCGTAGATCGCATGGAAATGGGGTTTTCCATGTTCACTCTGGTTGAAATACATTTTGATAAGTATTTCCATAAAATCTAGCAATAACTGGCATGGTTGGCCGTCTCCTTTTATCTCGTTGACAGCGGCGACAAGATGTCTAATAGATACACTCGTTATTCAAAATTCCCACAAGTTTTTTTCCATCGTCTTTGCCCATACGATGCAATATCTCTTTTTCATCAAGAATACTTTCAATTTTCGCAAAAACATCTTCCTGCGATTTGAACTTTCCATTCTTGATATCTTCCTCTCCTTTGGAGAGGAGTTTTAAAAGACTGATGGCGTTTCGCATGTTCTCGTAACTTTCGGGATCTTGGAGTACGGCTCGAGGCTCGCCGTTTTGGGTAATGATAACAGGCTGGCGAGTCTCATTGATTTGTTTGAGCAAATCGGAAGTATTCGATTTGAGGTAAGCCATTGATTTAATATCTCTCGATAAGTTCATGACATTGTTTCCCGTCTTGACAAATCGTCCTATCATGATCGATCGTTAATTGATTCCCCCGCTCTTTCCCATTCGGCGCGTTCCAAGATGATTCGTTTCATGATACACTTTTTTCCCCAATGAATGGAATGGGATGATTGTCCCCATTATACCCGAACAGGAAACGGACGCCGATTATGCTGGGATTTTTTAGACGTTCCAAAGAAGAGAAAGAGCAAGCGAAAAAAAAAGCCAAGAAGCGAAAAATCAAACTGGACCGCGTGTTACTGTGGATCGACGGCGCCCATCGCGATCTCGCTTCCCGCACTCTACGCGCTTTGGCTTTGGGGGAAGCGTTCCACCGGGCGGGAGCGCAGGACACGGTCCTGGCCTGTCCCGCCTTGGGATGGCTGGCCGAAGCGGCGAAAGAACGGGGATTGTTTTTTCTGGACTCCGTTCAGGAGGGCGTTCCGATGCGCTTTCAAGAAATTATCGCCGCCTCGCCAGCGGATATTCTTGTCGCCGATCCGGTTGTTCCCATCCCAGCGCCTATGGCGGCGGCGGGGAAAATCCGGCCACTTTTCGTCCAGATCGGCGATGCGTTTTCGGAATCGTTGTTTTCCTCGGATTTGTTAATTCTGCCAGGCGTTATTCCTCTACCCGATTTCGAGCATCTTCATCTTCCTCCCAGCCGATTGACGAATTGCATTCATGGCGAGAAATACGTTCCCCTGCCGGATATCTACTCCATGCGTAAGAAAATTTCCGCGGAAGGAAGGAAAACGTTCCTAGCTGCGATCGCAGGCAATCCCGCGCTGGACGAAGCCGCGGCTCTCGTGGAAGCATTGCAGACCGTAGGCGGGGGAGGAATGACGTTGCTTGCCGACGTTTCGCCCGCCATGCTTGAATCTTTACGGGAAAAATTCGCCGGAATGCGAATCTCAGGCAGAGAGGCATCGATCAAGGACCGTTTGGCGTTAATCGAAGAGGCGGAATGGATCGCCGCTTATCCTGCGATCCAGATTTACGAATTTCTCGCTTTGGGCAAACCGGTCCTTCTTTGTCCTCGAACGTCGGCGGAAGCGAGCGCATGTCAGCAAATCGCCGGCGTTGGCGCCGGTTTTTCCGCTTGGGAGGACGGGCGCCTTAGTTTGGAACGAGTAAAATCGCTGGCGGCGGAATTGAATGCAGACGAAGCGAAACGGCGTTCGGCGGGCGCGAAAGCGGCGGAATCGATTCCCTTCGGCGGGGCGGATCGATTAGTTTCTCTCATCGCCGATCGTTGGGGAGAACGTTTGGAATATTACGGGGCGGCTTAATCAGGCGTCGGCGGTTGCATCGGCCGCGTTGAAAATCCATAAGCGGCCAACGATTTTGTCGTCTTCATCAACGATTGGCGACATGCGGCACGCGGCCGTTCCGGGGGGAATGGCGGCGGTTTTAAGAACGAACGAGTGGACTTCATGCGGATTCGCATCCATATTGGCGACGATTTTATTCCAATTTTCCGAAGGATTATCGTAAAAACGGCCCAGCAAGGCGAACCAGCCGACTTTGGTCGTCTCGAGCGTTTCTTCTATTTGCAGAGAGAAGATTTCCAGAAAACGGGGATTGGCGATTATGACGACGCCAGAGCGGTCTGTGATGGCGACGCCTTGCGACATTTTATCCAATACGGCCGCGAATCGGCGTTCGTTCGCTTCCAATTCCGTCGTGCGATCCCCCAGCGATAGCAGCGCTTCCTGCAATTCCGCCGTCCGCTCCTGAAGATTGGAATTGGATTTCTCCAACTCTTTTTTTACGTCCAGGAGTTCTTTATTGATGCGTTCCAGCTCTTTGTTCTTTTCTTCGAAGAGGGAAAGAGTTTGAAGAAGGTTGATGTTTTGGATGCGCAGTTCTTCGGAGAGGGTGGGATTTTTCCGGGAGGAGAATTTTTCCTGGAAGAAGCCGACGATATTGCGCGCCAGGGTTTTGGGGGGTTCTTTTTTCTTTTTAATCAGCCGGATATGCGTGCCTTCTCCCGGCTCCGATTCCAAAACGATGGAATCCATGAGCCGTTTCATCGCTTGCACGCCGCGCAAGGCGGTGGATGAACCGGTGGAGGAGAGCAAATCTTTAATCTGTTCGTTCGTCAGGCCGGGACCTTGGTCCACGCCTTCCACTTCCAAGCTCAAGCCGCTTCCTTCCGTTTGCAGGGAGAAAGAGATGCGGCCTCCTTTTCCGTGTTCGAGAATGTTTTTCCCCAGTTCGAAAACGGAGGTGGAAACCTGGAGTTGTTCCGTGGTTCCGAAACCCAATTCTTCGCAAATGACGCGCGCCCGGTCGCGAGCCGCCAGGATGTCTTTTTCTTCTTGAATCTCTTGCGCGTAAATTTCCATGCGTCTTTGAAACCCTATACGGGTTGTTTCCTTTTACGGAGTGGCCGAGGGGATGAGCGAGGATGGCTCCATGGCTTCCGGGATGCTCGGCGCAGTAATTTCCGGCGTCACTTCGCGAATATAATCGGCGAAACGGTCGTTGAGGTTGTTTTCGTCTACTTCCAACTCGGCGCTGGCTTCTTCCACTTCATCGCCAACGACGAAGAAGCGCGGACCTTTCGTTTCCTCTTCCGTCTTGGGTTTTTCGCCAATATAGAAGATCGCCTGCCCGATTGGCAAGCCGTCGGACAGCGCCAACGCCTTCCATTCTCCTTCGCCGCCGAGTTTCATCAAGCGGCTCATCTCGAAGGCGACAGCTAACGGACTGTCTTTAGGATAGCGGAATTCTTCTTTCAAGACGACGTTGCCGAAGGGATTGGTCAACTCGAAATGCACCCAGGTTTTTTGGTCTTCGGGGGCGAGATTGGCCACGACGACCACGCTCGAATCTTGATCCGGCATGAATTGATCGGTTACGCCAATCCAGCGATCGTCCTGGGAAAGCCCTTTGCAAGTGAAGACGTCGTGAAGCTGGACGGCAGCGGGTCTCATGGAAATTTTGACGCTTTCCGTGCAGGAACAAAGAGAAGCGATCAATGGCAGCATCCATAAACTTATTCGGCGGAATTTCATTAGGTTTTCCTCTCTAGGATCGACAGGGGACTATTCTATCCATTGGAAGTCGGCCCGGTCAAGCGATAACGCAGTATTCGACAAGGCACAATTATTGCTACTTCTTCGATAAGGTAGTTGCTTCCTTACGTCGTTCAAGCAATCCTTCTCCTAGGAAAACGTTTCTTTGACAATGGAAGTTATAAGAAGAAGTTTTAAGGACAATGAGCGGAGGATGACAAAAGATAAGTTAAATCGATACAAGCAAGATGGGTCTCGTTTTTCGATCCATCGGTATTTAATGGATGCTATAATCGATAAGTCAAAAAGCGCGCCACATCCTACGATTAAATGGGGAAGCGTCCGAGAATAAAAATTTTGATTGAGGGGATGAATTGTTTTTTTCTTGCTTTTAGGCGTATCACGAGGCGAAAAAGGGGGAAAAATATGCTTGACAAGGTATTTTTTAACCATCTATAATATAGTGTAAATATTAAAGTTGAATTATCTCGATTAAAGGAGAGCGTGAAATGGCGGAAGCTCAAGAACCCCAAGAAGGGCAACAAGAAGAGCGACCTAGAAGTAAACTGCCCTTCATTATTATTGGATTCGTTATCCTTTTGGCCGTAATCGGTGTGATTTCTTATTCGATGTTGAGCAAAAAAACCGGCGATGTCCCAAGCGGTCCTACGCCAAAACCGATAGGCTATATGTTTACTTTCCCGGATCAATTTACGAATAATCTTGCCCCTCCCGACGATCAACTTATGGTCACTGTGAGCATCACTCTTGAAATTTCCTACAAAACAGGCTCCAGTTTAGATGAAGCGAAGAAGGAAATCGGCATCGAGACCGATCCTACAAACAAAAATATCCTATTGCCGAAAATCAAGCAGATTATAAACGAAGTGTTTCAAACCAAATCCAGCGCCGAAGTCAACAATCCAGCGGGTAAAGAACGCATCAAGGCCCAAATTAAGAACCAACTCAATACTTTGCTTAAGCAAGGGCGCGTGGATGATGTTATCTTGGAAAGCTTCATCATTTCGTGAGAGGTGCGGAGGGAAAGCCGATTTTCCGAATTCCTAAGGAATAACCGGCGCAGCGAATACGATGGCGGATATTCTTTCTCAGGGTGAAATTGACGCTTTGCTCTCCGCCTTCGCTACCGGCGAGGGCGCGGCGGATTTAGGCGCGGGAGAAGACGAAGAGCAAATACGGGAGGTTAAGGTCTACGACTTTAACCACCCCGACCGCTTTTCTAAAGACCAGATCCGCACCATGCACAACTTGCACGATCATTTCGCCCGCATTTTTTCCATCTCCCTATCTGCGTTTTTGCGCACCATTGTGGAAGTGAAGTTAGTCTCCGTCGATCAAATTTCTTACGAGGAATTTATTCGTTCCATTCCCAATCCTACTTCCCTCAACGTCATCAACATGGATCCTCTGGAAGATAAATCTCTGATCGAATTGTCGCCGACGCTCTCGTTTCCGGTGATCGACCGTTTGATGGGAGGAGCGGGCAACGTCTTCAAGAAAAACCGCGAATTGACGGAAATCGAACAGACCATCATCGAAAAGGTGCTTTATCGCGCTTTCGACTGTCTCCACGAAGCCTGGGCCAACGTCATCCCCTTGAATCTTTCCTTGGAACAATCGGAGACGAATCCCCAGCTTTTGCTCCAACAATATCTGCCTTCCGAAATGGTCATCATGATGACCTTCGAAGTGACGTTGGGGGAAATATCGGGAACGCTCTCTTTTTGCATTCCCTATCCCACCCTGGAACCGATCGCGGGACAACTTTCCAGCACTTCGTGGTATTCCGCCACCAAGAAGGAATTGTCGGAAGAACACGCCGAAGTCCTCTACGACCGCTTGCGGCGAGTTCATATTCCCATCGTTGCCTACGCTGGCGCCGCTCAGATGACCTTGCGCGAATTGCTCGATTTGAAGGAAGGGGATGTGGTTCAATTGAACAAGCGGACGGATGAAGATGTCGTCATTCAAATCGGCAACGAATACCGTTATTTCGCCAAACCCGGCAAAAAACGGGGCCATAAAGCCGTAAAGATCACGAAAATCATCACGGGACCGGACGATGTCTAGGAGGATTAAGCAGGAGGCATGTGCGCAGAAGCCCTAACCCAAGATGAAATCGACGCGCTGTTGCGCGGAGAACCCCCTCCGGAAAAGCCGTCGCTCATCACGCCGGAAGAAGAAGATACGATCAAGAAGTATTCTTCCCTCGTGATGGATTGCGGCAATGACGTGCTTTCCACCCTGTTGGGCGAATCCGCCGTCATGGAGATGGTGGAATATAAAGAGACCGATCCCGACGCTCTAAGCGGCGATCTCGAGGGCGATCTCGTGGTCGCCGAGGTGAATTATAAAGGGCTGGTGCAAGGCAAGACCGCCATTATCGTAACCGTCGACACAGCCTTGAAACTCGCCACCCAAATGACCGGCGGCGGCGCGGAAAGCGATTTTGGCGATTTGGAGGAAAGCGCCTTCAGCGAGGCGATCCAATCGCTCTATAGTTCCGTCAATACCCAAATGGCGCAACAGATGGGCGGCGAAATCAGCCTGGAACCTCCCGACGTTACTACCAAACCTCCAAATCTCGGCGACCTGCTTCCCGAATCGGCGGAACGGCTGATCCTGGTGAAATACGAGTTGCAATCGGGGACGGCGAGGGGACCGATCTATCAGATTATTCCCCGCAATCTATTGAATTCTCTGACTTCCGGCTTCTCCGGCAAGGTTCAAACGGCCATGCCGAGCGGCGATATCACCCGCGAGTTCGCTACGTCTTCAAAAGTGCCGCCAGTCATGTCTACTCCCGCTCAGTTCGCGCCGATGGGGGGAGCGAGCATGGGCTTCGATGCGATGGCGGGCATGGGAATGCCCGCCATGCCCGAGGTCGATACCACAAACCTGGGACTGATCCTCGATATCGCCGTCGAAGTAAAAGTGGAGTTGGGACGAACGCATCGCAAGATTCGCGAAGTATTGGAACTGGGACCGGGATCGGTTGTGGAATTGGATCAATTGGCGGGCGAACCGATCGATATTCTCGTCAACGACAAACTCTTCGCTAAGGGCGAGGTGGTTGTCATCGACGAAAATTTTGGCGTTAGGATTACGGATATTTTAAGCATCGAAGAACGCATTGAAGCGTTGAAATAACCGATAAGGTTCTTGCAGAATTCGACGCCGTCCAAAAGAAAGAGGGAACGATGACGCGGCGCTCCGATTTGAAGTTGATCGATCTGCTCTCTCTGCGGCCGGGTTCGCTGCTTCACGTCCATACCGTCAAAGGCGAAGCGGCGTGCTTGCAGGCGGAGATATTTTCCCGCTCGGAAGGATGGAAGCGGGATATTACCGACGCCGTATTTCCTGAAGGAGACTTACTTAGAAAGCATAACCTATTAAAATTGCTGGAGATTCCCATCGACGCCCAAGTCATCGTGCGTCACCCGGAAAGCAAAGTAGTGGAGATTCTGCGGCTGGAGGCGTCGATGTGGAGCGATTTGCTCTCCCGCGCGGGACAACAAGCCGATCTGATGGTCGGCGGGCGCGTCTTAGCTCATGGAGAGATTGTGAATACCGCCAGCGAGAGCGGCATTCGCATAACGGAAATTATTGAATGATGAGTGATGAATATTATATTCCCTCGCCTTTTGGGAGAGGGTTAGGGTGAGGGATTAATAAGTAGGATGAATGCGAATTGCGGGAGGGCAAATCTCCTGATGGGCCAGCCTGCTTTCCGTTTTTTTAGAAGTGATGAGTGATGAATGATGAGAAAAGTAAGATGAGTCGCGTTGTTTGACCCATCGATATCAACGGAATAAAATAATTGATGGGTCAAACGACGCGACCCATCCTACGAAAGAGTAATTTCTTTTTCATCATTCATCATTCATCATTCATCACTCATCATTTTCTTTTCGGGCTAGCTGGATTTCGAACGGCGCCTTGCTTTCCGGCTGAGTCTCTTGTTTTCGGGTTGCCGTTTCATTCTCCGTCCCCGCCGTAGACGGACGAAATCGGGTTGAGGGCTGCGGAACCCTGCGCTGTTCCGCGGACGCCGGAGTTTTCTCGCTTCGGTTGGCGTAAAATTATGAACACTCTCTGCCGCTGGTTGACGGATTGGGCCGTCGTTGCTTTGATTTTGTTGGCGCTGGTATCGTCGGCGTCAGCGGCGCAAAAAGACGTCAAGGCAAAGACGGCTGCGCGCCAGGAAAATCTATCTTCGCCGTCATCGTTGGCGGCTTCCGCTTCCCCCGCCTTGGGAACCTCGCCGTTGGCGAAGTCCGGCGATGACGTTTTTCAAGCCGTTCTCAACGCTATGAACGGCTTGCCTTCCGGCGGCCAAACAGCGAATCCCCCCCGCGAGTTGATTACGAACGTCCAAGGCGAATCCGCCATGAAATACGCTGGGCGAATGTTGATGAGCCTGGCGTTCGTCGTTTTGTTGGTTCTCGCCCTGGCCTGGGCCGCCAAGCGTTTCATCCTCAAGAAGCATACGTTAGGCGGCGGACACATCGACCTGCTCGCCTCCTATGCTCTTTCTCAAAAATCCCAGGTGCATCTCATTCGGACTTGCGGCGAAACGTTTCTCATCGGCGACGGCGGCGGCGCGCTTTCTCTTATCTCCAAAGTGGAATTTCCCTCTCATCCGGATGAAGCGCCCTCTCAGGATTTGTTTTCGGATAGCGATGAAGAGATCAATCCCCTGCTGGAACCGCCCGCTATCCGATCGTTCGACGAACGGCTGACGAATTGGCAAAAATCGCTGGACGAACAGAATCTCAGCCAGGAAGTGAAGGCTAGTCTCTTGTTGCTGGGTGGACTCTCCGAACGTCTGCGACGGAAAGGCGGAAATCCCAATGCCTAAGAGGGGGAAGAGGATGGCGTTTTGGAAGACGGCGCGGCGGCGGATTGCGGCCGGAGTTTGCCGGCGCCGGAAGAAGCGCGATGTCGAAAGCCAATCGCCTTGGCTTCGGTTTCTTCTTTTCGCCATGCTCTTGGCGATGGCTCTAGCTGTTTCTCATATCGCGGCGGCCCAGACCGCGCCTGGACCCGCATTGCCGACGCTGGGCGTGGACGATCCCAACGGTCCCAATCCGCAGGACGTTTCCACGGCGATCAAAATCCTTTTCCTGCTGACGATTCTTTCCCTCTTGCCGAGCATCGCCGTCATGACCACGTCCTTCATCCGCATTTCCATCGTTCTCAGCTTGGTGCGGCGGGCCATCGGCACGCAGCAGACGCCTTCGAACGAAATCATCGTCGGCCTTTCGATCTTCATGACCTTATTCATCATGAATCCCGTTTTCGAGGAAATTAACAATACGGCGATACAACCTTATTTGAGAAACGAAATCAAAACGCTCAAACCGGGCGACGTGGACGCTTACGGCAAAACGGTGACGGAGGACCGGTTACCCTTTTACGTCATGCTCGACCGCGCCTCCGTTCCCATTCGCAATTTCATGTGGTCGCAGATCGGCAAGAGCGGAGCGATGGACGTAGCCGTCTTCATGAGGATGGCGCGCTTGGAGAAGCCCGAAAACAAAGACGACGTTCCCACGCGAATTCTCATTCCCGCCTTCATGATCAGCGAATTGAAGAAGGCGTTCATGATGGGATTCATGATTTTCATCCCTTTCCTGATTTTGGATATCGTAACCTCGTCGGTCTTGATTTCGATGGGCATGTTCCAACTCCCGCCCGCCTTCATCTCGCTTCCCTTCAAGATTCTTCTTTTCGTCTTGGTGGATGGCTGGAGCGTATTGGTCAAGGCGTTGGGATTCTCTTTTACGCAGAATATGACGTAGGAAAAATTGGATGAAAATAAATGCTCATGCGGAATAATAGAGGTTGCTTTCAAATTCTCCCCCCAAACTTGGGGGGAGCTTGAGGGGGGTTGATTTTATGAAACTTAAGACAACCCCCCTCCTAAACCTCCCCCAAGCTTGGGGGAGGAATAAAAGAATTATGCAAGTACCGAAATAGAAAGGCGCAAGCGTTATGACGGAGATGAAAGTCATCGAATTGGGGCAGGACCTGATGTTGAACTCCTTGATCATCAGCCTGCCCATTTTAGGCATCGGATTAATAGTCGGCGTTCTTATCAGCGTCTTCCAGGCCGCCACTCAGATCAACGAGCAAACGCTGAGCATCGTGCCCAAGCTGCTGGTGGTGGGCGTAACCATCATGCTGCTCATGCCTTGGCTGCTTACGCGGATCGTAGACTTGACCCTTAACCTATTCAATGCGCTGCCGGAGGTGGCTAAGAATTAGCGATGACGGTTTTGCCGCAGCCCTACGATAGCGCGTTTCTCGCTTTTATCTTCGTCTTCGCCCGCGTTGTGACGATGGTCTTCGTCATGCCGGTGGTGGGGGGAACTACGGTGCCCCGGCCGGTGCGCGTAGGGATCGCGTTTTGGATTACGATCGTCTTGTTGGGACCGGCGTGGGGCATGAACGGAGTCGAAATTGGAGAACCGCTTCCCATACC
It encodes:
- a CDS encoding flagellar type III secretion system pore protein FliP, translating into MAFWKTARRRIAAGVCRRRKKRDVESQSPWLRFLLFAMLLAMALAVSHIAAAQTAPGPALPTLGVDDPNGPNPQDVSTAIKILFLLTILSLLPSIAVMTTSFIRISIVLSLVRRAIGTQQTPSNEIIVGLSIFMTLFIMNPVFEEINNTAIQPYLRNEIKTLKPGDVDAYGKTVTEDRLPFYVMLDRASVPIRNFMWSQIGKSGAMDVAVFMRMARLEKPENKDDVPTRILIPAFMISELKKAFMMGFMIFIPFLILDIVTSSVLISMGMFQLPPAFISLPFKILLFVLVDGWSVLVKALGFSFTQNMT
- the fliN gene encoding flagellar motor switch protein FliN; this encodes MCAEALTQDEIDALLRGEPPPEKPSLITPEEEDTIKKYSSLVMDCGNDVLSTLLGESAVMEMVEYKETDPDALSGDLEGDLVVAEVNYKGLVQGKTAIIVTVDTALKLATQMTGGGAESDFGDLEESAFSEAIQSLYSSVNTQMAQQMGGEISLEPPDVTTKPPNLGDLLPESAERLILVKYELQSGTARGPIYQIIPRNLLNSLTSGFSGKVQTAMPSGDITREFATSSKVPPVMSTPAQFAPMGGASMGFDAMAGMGMPAMPEVDTTNLGLILDIAVEVKVELGRTHRKIREVLELGPGSVVELDQLAGEPIDILVNDKLFAKGEVVVIDENFGVRITDILSIEERIEALK
- a CDS encoding ATP-binding cassette domain-containing protein codes for the protein MSEILWLENVSCGKKTKAATVVILRDISFCMNQGEIVALLGPSGSGKSTLLRAIVGLDEIFEGRLFFHEKNLLEWDIRELRRKAGLVLQLPYLFAGSVRDNLLYGPRLHHPRRIDESDLAAELLDQVGLPIDLIERRASDLSVGQQMRVSLGRTLANRPELLLLDEPTASLDPASSRHIVELIQRLNRERGIGVLAVTHERETARSLGGRWMLLQEGQLTQPETADSLPFFETQSQPTETAI
- the fetB gene encoding iron export ABC transporter permease subunit FetB, which codes for MNSDYLPLSLNQVLASLAMIALAAILARLNRSLLERQYLIGAARSFIQLWLMGYFLLWLFQSNQPIYLALTLELMIIAGAYTSVKRQEKFSSHTFLALWLALHASALTIGGYLFWVVLQVPHPLKTPHLFLPLMGMVIGNSANGAALIVHRLRGELESRRGEIETALALGASPRQALEPYTAAAMRNALIPSINSMMLMGIVQLPGIMTGQLISGILPEKAVRYQIVVVYMLAGAVALACHLTVRWEARSFFTRRWALTLDA
- a CDS encoding type II toxin-antitoxin system Phd/YefM family antitoxin, with protein sequence MNLSRDIKSMAYLKSNTSDLLKQINETRQPVIITQNGEPRAVLQDPESYENMRNAISLLKLLSKGEEDIKNGKFKSQEDVFAKIESILDEKEILHRMGKDDGKKLVGILNNECIY
- a CDS encoding ATP-binding protein, which translates into the protein MEIYAQEIQEEKDILAARDRARVICEELGFGTTEQLQVSTSVFELGKNILEHGKGGRISFSLQTEGSGLSLEVEGVDQGPGLTNEQIKDLLSSTGSSTALRGVQAMKRLMDSIVLESEPGEGTHIRLIKKKKEPPKTLARNIVGFFQEKFSSRKNPTLSEELRIQNINLLQTLSLFEEKNKELERINKELLDVKKELEKSNSNLQERTAELQEALLSLGDRTTELEANERRFAAVLDKMSQGVAITDRSGVVIIANPRFLEIFSLQIEETLETTKVGWFALLGRFYDNPSENWNKIVANMDANPHEVHSFVLKTAAIPPGTAACRMSPIVDEDDKIVGRLWIFNAADATADA
- a CDS encoding DUF2442 domain-containing protein; translation: METTPLIETVKPIGRGRLLVCFKNGEQRTYDCEPLFSRPQFRLLANPAFFRAVRVDVGGYGVSWNDEIDLSEYELWTNGTPIANNPNSDYS
- a CDS encoding FliM/FliN family flagellar motor switch protein, whose translation is MTRRSDLKLIDLLSLRPGSLLHVHTVKGEAACLQAEIFSRSEGWKRDITDAVFPEGDLLRKHNLLKLLEIPIDAQVIVRHPESKVVEILRLEASMWSDLLSRAGQQADLMVGGRVLAHGEIVNTASESGIRITEIIE
- a CDS encoding flagellar basal body-associated FliL family protein, whose protein sequence is MAEAQEPQEGQQEERPRSKLPFIIIGFVILLAVIGVISYSMLSKKTGDVPSGPTPKPIGYMFTFPDQFTNNLAPPDDQLMVTVSITLEISYKTGSSLDEAKKEIGIETDPTNKNILLPKIKQIINEVFQTKSSAEVNNPAGKERIKAQIKNQLNTLLKQGRVDDVILESFIIS
- a CDS encoding flagellar biosynthetic protein FliO encodes the protein MNTLCRWLTDWAVVALILLALVSSASAAQKDVKAKTAARQENLSSPSSLAASASPALGTSPLAKSGDDVFQAVLNAMNGLPSGGQTANPPRELITNVQGESAMKYAGRMLMSLAFVVLLVLALAWAAKRFILKKHTLGGGHIDLLASYALSQKSQVHLIRTCGETFLIGDGGGALSLISKVEFPSHPDEAPSQDLFSDSDEEINPLLEPPAIRSFDERLTNWQKSLDEQNLSQEVKASLLLLGGLSERLRRKGGNPNA
- the fliM gene encoding flagellar motor switch protein FliM — encoded protein: MADILSQGEIDALLSAFATGEGAADLGAGEDEEQIREVKVYDFNHPDRFSKDQIRTMHNLHDHFARIFSISLSAFLRTIVEVKLVSVDQISYEEFIRSIPNPTSLNVINMDPLEDKSLIELSPTLSFPVIDRLMGGAGNVFKKNRELTEIEQTIIEKVLYRAFDCLHEAWANVIPLNLSLEQSETNPQLLLQQYLPSEMVIMMTFEVTLGEISGTLSFCIPYPTLEPIAGQLSSTSWYSATKKELSEEHAEVLYDRLRRVHIPIVAYAGAAQMTLRELLDLKEGDVVQLNKRTDEDVVIQIGNEYRYFAKPGKKRGHKAVKITKIITGPDDV
- the fliQ gene encoding flagellar biosynthesis protein FliQ, with amino-acid sequence MTEMKVIELGQDLMLNSLIISLPILGIGLIVGVLISVFQAATQINEQTLSIVPKLLVVGVTIMLLMPWLLTRIVDLTLNLFNALPEVAKN